The genomic region CAGGAGTTGTATCCTTGACGGCCTCAGCAACCCGATCAAGAAACGCGGAGTCGTAATCTCCGTTGACATGATTAATATTCCATAACCCAGGATTTCGTATCTCCTGTCTTGGAGATTCTGCTCCTACCCAGTCGCTGTTGCGTCTGTCAAGACCGTCCTTCTCGAAGTTGCTCACGAGTGCAATAGCGTTTTGTTCGATGTATGCTCGGTCGCTATCCGGACCGGGTTCGTCGTCTACGTCGATCCACAGAAACGGGAGATCACGTATGTGGTCGCTCACTTGCCGTTCAAGGTCATGCTCGTTCAGACGTCGATTTGGGTCGGCACTCGACCCGTCACCCCAATACGGGTATTCGGCATGGAGATTATGCCGTTCGATAAGTGCTTTCCCGATATGTTTTCGAAACACCGAACCTCGGTGGTTGCCGCCACCCGCATATGTTCCGCTGTTTGCCCCCCGATGTGCGCGAAGTCGGCTCCATAATGACGCTCCTGAACCAGACGAAACGGCGTGCGTTCCGATTCGAGTGAGACGGTGTTGATCGTCAGTGTCCCTGTATTCGTCATGTGCAAATAAGAAGTAGACACCACGCTTAGGCCAGTCAAGATAGCCCGTACAGCTTTTGAGTCGATGCTTCCCGCTAACACGGTCTTCAAGATCGATTAATAACTCATACAAACGGTCGAGGTCAGCCTCTCGTGACACTATTACCGGATTCACTCCGATAAATAAAGATTCTCAGGGATTGATGTGACAGTAGCAACATATCGAAACCTGCAGTATTCTGAAACCGTTGTGCAGGCGATTGTTTCGGTCGTTGGCTTTTATATAACTGTATCTCAAATCCTATATGATTGATAGATTATTAGATTTCAACTATGTTTTCATATACAGTTTCAATCAAATACAGAGTAGTGGCGTGACGGCGTTGGACGCTGGACACTGGACGCTGAATTGGTTTGACCCTCATTCTCGTCATATCTTGAATCAGAAATTCCGAGGCTCGAGATGCCTATCGCCCCTAAATCGACTATTGAGACTGCTCGTCAAGTCCACGTGCACATTGAACTATGATTCTTTTTTTTATCGCTATCAATTTCCCTGCGATACTGGCGCTGTAGAGGACCAGCGATTATATAGAAATAAAACTGTACGACACAATGGAATTCCACTCTGTAAACAAATATACCCACTTTGCCTACAAATAAATATTCCGTATATATTTGAAGCATACACAGAGTACGATCTTATTCGCTGAATTGTCGATTTATCACCGAATTGTATAATTTTGCAACGGATAACAGCTCATGAGATACTAAATATACGTATTGAGAGAAGAGTGTAACATCAAAAATAGAAGTAAAACATGATAGCAATAAATCAAGGGCAAGTAATTAATCATAAATAACGCGCAGTGAACAACAAATTGTGAATAATAAAATATGAATGGAATCATATGGTTATATCCTAGCGATCCCAATCGTGCTACCTGATGTGTGAGAGGTGAGTTAGTCGTTACATTTGCATCACCGTATCATATACTCTGTGTGCCGTGTTTTTTCTCACGTCTCATGTCTCGTGAGAGGAAACTGTCAATCAGCTGGGCGCGTTTGATTATCCGAGCTCCTGTCACTGTCCGGAATCATTTAATGAAATCTCGTCCTCAACTAACTCATGACCAAGTTCGATCCAGAGAAGTTCGATAATAAATACGAACATTACTTCGAAGAGATTGAGCAGGCATACTCAGATGCATATCAGCAACTGCATGGCGCGTGTGACTCTGAGACCCTCCGAGCGATTGATCGAAAAGTACTCAGCGAGAGTGAGCCTCTCTATGAGGGGAATGGGAAGTTCCACGTTCGTCTCCCTGACGATATCGACGAACGTGCACAGTCTCTCCCTGGCGATGAAGAATCGTTCAACGCTGTTCTTGACGAGTTTACCACCAGAATTGAACATGAACTTCATAATCTCTTTGTCTTTGAATTCGAGGAGCAAACTCGCCGTGACTGACGAGAAAGACTCGGAGGCGACAGCGTCTGCCGTTTGCATCGTCAGTCATCGGTATACGTGATCCCACAGATGAGGTCATAATATGACACACGTAATATCCATCGAGACAGATCACTACTCAGCAAAGCAATCCAGTCAATGGTTTCATTTCCTGACGGCATCCAAAACAAACGAAGTGCAATGACACGCAATCATGATATCAGTGGATTGGATCTTACTGGAGATACATACGTCGTTGAGCAATCCCTGCTGCCGATTCGAAACAAGTACAAAGCGATGGATGCGGATGAAAACGTCGTCATCCGTGGGAAGCAGAAAATGTTCAAACTCAAAGAGGAGTTTCCATTCGTTGATTCAAACGGTGAAGAGGTGTTTGAGGTCAATGCTGGAGGAATGATTGACATTGCTGGTAACTATGTCTTGACAGACTCACAAACGGGTGAAGATCTCATCGTCCTCGATAATGATTATTCACTTCTGCAAGACACTTGGCGGATACGGGATGTGGACACAGAAGAGAAGATTGCAGAAATTAATTCTCGTGGGACCCTCGTGACAATCGCTCGTAATGTGATTCCGTTCGGTGAGTTCATTCCACATAAATATGAGATTACTGACGCCAATGATTCTCATATTGGAAATATCGATGGGCAAATATCACTTCGAGACCGGTATAAAATCACTATTGACGATACAAACACTGTGTCGAAAGAAGCCGTTATTGCTGCGGCAATGGTTATTGACGCAATCCAGGGTAACTGAGTGTCCGACTGATCACCGTCCTCAGAAAAGCGCAGATCAATGCATGTATACGTCGACTGTGTCGCCATCATTATATTTGATTGTCACCGTATTATCACCGTTATTCCAGGCAGCTCTGCCCTCGCGCCATCACAATTCATCATTCGTGTCTATGCCATCGCCAGTGTACGGTATCAT from Haloquadratum walsbyi C23 harbors:
- a CDS encoding LURP-one-related/scramblase family protein; translated protein: MVSFPDGIQNKRSAMTRNHDISGLDLTGDTYVVEQSLLPIRNKYKAMDADENVVIRGKQKMFKLKEEFPFVDSNGEEVFEVNAGGMIDIAGNYVLTDSQTGEDLIVLDNDYSLLQDTWRIRDVDTEEKIAEINSRGTLVTIARNVIPFGEFIPHKYEITDANDSHIGNIDGQISLRDRYKITIDDTNTVSKEAVIAAAMVIDAIQGN
- a CDS encoding DUF5783 family protein, producing MTKFDPEKFDNKYEHYFEEIEQAYSDAYQQLHGACDSETLRAIDRKVLSESEPLYEGNGKFHVRLPDDIDERAQSLPGDEESFNAVLDEFTTRIEHELHNLFVFEFEEQTRRD